Genomic window (Rhododendron vialii isolate Sample 1 chromosome 4a, ASM3025357v1):
CTTTATCATATTCACACCATTCCAAACTTCCTTGAATCTTTGAAAATCATTGacacacaaccctccaaacatccggttgcctaggtttgaacaatggaagagactcggactgtggttcaaaacaaggacgatgagactcttatgtggtttaatcaaacaaaaatgccttgaatcatttcctaagtacgctAGCAACTCCAATAAGATgcatgaaagatataaacactaCTTAAGCATGCACAAAAGGTGTTATTTACGCAAGTGCGGAATAGGAGAACgaaaagcatgggatgcttatGAAACGAATCTCCACTCTAGTGAGGCATaacacttgacttgacttttaggctcaacttgttcatcaacgttcatatatatgcatatgcatagattcaaacacaaaatcaaattcGATGGGATACACGACTCTTGCCATATTGACACAATTGAGCATATTTAAAGTATCTAACATACGAAATCACTACTAATAAAGgaagattgcacaaaaaatttgaaaattttaccaaaaacagaaaaatgagacaagtctcatgaacatatatataacatatatatatctccccccaacttaaacgatgctatgtcctcatagcatggagatTAACAGTATTGAgagggaaagaacaaaagattgtacctccggagggaatgtcaacccccatatacctcgaccaagttggaggctttcttGTCATTGCTTCCCTTCGTCATTGGAACTGCTTCCAAGGCTCACTCTTTCGGCTCCTCCatcggaaccacagctagtcacacaaggtcatcgctggggctttcttggtcttacaaccgcgacacgtaatcgcacccatgcttagggctcctgaatgcctcactcaccatagcttttagacctaaaccaccaaggctggtgtggtagcatgcttaccctgcaaaagacttaagaaccaactacctaataagaagcaaatgacattagaactaCCTGGCTCATGTTATCCGGCCCTAACAActgacaagtaaaattaaatccaccaaatcgtcacgtgattgaacgggtactacttttctccccatttttcaagcgagaaacgggtggctataccagaccatcaaattaaaaaaagaaaaaagaaaagagaaggagaaaaagaaagagtttatgtacGTTCAGCCAAACGCGGGCTTCTAACATTTAATATGCCAATGAGCgctaataaaatgaacatagcactccactccacactttgcttcaaaaattgaatccgaccatgccacaaaaatagatactttgagTACCGCAATTGCCGAATTTGCTTAAGACATTTAAGTTCAACCAAGTGCGCATTCCAAACTAGATTGATTTTCAACGAgttgacaaaatctacaatGTAAGGATggtaaatcaaatcaaattcatcaacaccaacaaaatcaatcaattcgacttttaaaagctcttgcACTTGGGGAGACTCGATAGGAGAGGTGGCATCGTCTAGACCTGAGagtattgaatggttcaaaatttctatggaaggtatctcctcaaaggaaggagacaaACTCTCAGGTCTGTTCACATTCTTCCCATCCTGCTCATTCAGCAGAGCATTCAAGAAGTCTACCTCCGCATTCGTTTCCtcaaaaatgagaaatttctccCCCGAATTGTCACACAAAGGGGGATCAACAGGGGGAGAACACTGGATATCAGGCTCATCATCCGGCACATCACTCCATGCTGACTCTGCAGAGCTTTCACAATCTAAAcgaacattttcaacaaagataTGTGgctctattttcttttccccaACATTTAAGGTGGCATCTTCAACATTGACATCATAAAGACAAGATTCTGAATTTTCAGCTAATTTATCAAAGTAATCCCAACTCTCATTAGCGGTTCTATCCAAAAAGGCACCATCAAACATCCTTTCTACAAGCTGACGCGTTGTagaatttaaactcttataGAAAATGAGAATAAGGTGTCTTGTTTCATAGCTATGTTGCGACCAATAAAGCATGAGAGATCTAAAGCGCCACCAACAACATGCAAAAGACTCTTCATCAAATTGATAAAAATTTACGATTTCACATAgtagcatatgagtctcatacaTTGGGGAAAACTCTTTGaaaaattgttcttccatattTTGCCATGTAAGTATTGATCTTGAGTTCAAGGAATAAAACCAACTCTTAGCCATGTCTTTCAAAGATGATGGAAATATCTTTAATAAGACCTCTTTATCGTTCATGCAAAGCTCCTCGAGTTCTATGATGTGTGCACATGGATTGTCAGAGCCTAAGCCATGAAAATGGGGTAACACTTGAAGCATGCCCGACTTAACATTTAAAACATTGGCAGAAGGGGTGACTATGCAAGAGGgtgtaaaaatttgattgggataaAGGTACTCCCGCATAGTCTTGGGGACTATTTCCTCATTTGCCGCCGCCATTCTATtacaaagataaaaatataaagtaaataGGCCAGAGGGGCTATACCGCCACCTCTTTCTCAAAACAGTTCCGTGGGGTTAAGCCACCACCACATATAtacacaacaaaagaaaaggcaattgatgctcaatctagcttcgttacacctcaagtcgaattggtggctcggttagaggtatccactaaatcgagttcaaattacacaaaggaaaaataaacggagtacttacagtggtttgtcgaacctccaaataagctatattaagaattccccggcaacggcgccaaaaattgcttctcgtcgcaacctaacctcttagaaaggtttacaccccaagcgtagggttaggtcgttgaaagcataataaccggtaagaccggaatcgttcccacagagaaatcttctttagcgaatttggaatagaagttgcttaaagattgcggcgttcaagcggccaactttagagttttgattcgattgatgaaattaaacttggaaataaactaggttaagatggtcgagtcaaagggattgatttacccacgacttagccatcaaacggttccttcatctaactcatgagtgaaccgaaaccgtccggattccactagaagaattaaaagctgaagactacttataacttaattcaaagctctaattcaaattgaactcatttaacgcaagtgagagacgaaaaaagatcgttcgcacgcgtaggattatcaagctcgtagcacaaggcgataaacttcattgatcaaagaagccaccaaccccatgatcaaagctagaaatcatgggtttaattcattcaaaaccttgagattaagctaaagttaagagaaaccatttaatggactaatccatagggtgaacctcaccccatgaccgaaccgattaactactcactcataataaaaagactagaaaaagagttaagcatgaaaaacatgattcaccgatgaaaacgaaaataaacttgatttataagaagatctaacaagtagctacaacattaatacatgagaaaacatcaaaacacttaaacttacttgagttcttgaagattgAAAGCTTGAAAAGCTAAGAACACAACATGAAAATcctagaaagcaagaaaaagacttaggcctaaaaactaactaatggccatTTTCatccataaatggcatacaagactatttataggccttacaaaatcagccttacaatggacaaaaaggcccccaaaatatcccaaaaacatactagaagtagaaactttccatttatggaaggttgaaatattcagcaaaaaaggtgctggccgaagggcattggtaccaatacctaaaaaatgaggtattggtaccaatccaactgtcttctaattcggcatgatggtaccaatacctaaaaaatgaggtattggtacctctgtgtgaaaacagcagaacagggtcagcttgggccatcatgccttgtcgtgccccgacggccttccgatgcttcattacatgatcaacgggacttggcggaggtatgcctTATGGCCTTGGAGTCTCGGATACCCTCGAGGGCCATCCTCGATGCATATGCCTTGCTTAAACCACTTTGGCACATTCcttgccaaccttgacctccggccaatttccgaggcttcttgtggcaccgttaggctTCGGTGACAATGAAATGAGTACCGGCGggcatttggacacttggttcaTCCCGGAACGTTTATTGGCGATCAaaaccgccttattagcacgttttacctgaaatacacaaaaacgtaccttacgtgcaatatcgcataaaaacgacaatatatatgtacaaacacaacatactagaggacttaagcaccaagaatatgcattattgggtgcttatcattaTCTTTCCTCCATCACTGCCTTCAATAAAATGCAGGAACGGATCAATTATGCTAGTTTTATAGCTATATACTTTGGGTCGAGGTGCTGACTCTGAAGCACACTTTGTGAATGTGCCGTGCAGGAATGAGTGATCTCTGCTCCCCTATGATAATTCTTCTTGATGATGAAGCAGATGCGTTTTGGTGCTTTGAACATTTGATGCGTAAACTGGTATATTACTCATTTATCCAAAGCCATATCCTATCAGGATTTTTAAATATTAGACATGTGGAATTAATTCACAAAGATATGCTTCAAAATTATGGTTTTCAATGCCAACAATTTATTTTCATCTCATTTGACTTGGTTCCTCCTCTAAAACTCCAAACTGTAACAGGTTTTTTGTAGGGTGATGGGACAGTTGTTCGATAATGCTTTTAACTTCTATAGTTAATCCATTTACCAGGAGAAATGTAGACTCGAGTAGTGAACCTAGATCATGAATCCTCAATTTACCTCTTGAAGCCTTTCCAATTTCCATTGCCTCTAGGATGATTATCCAATTGGAGGATAATTACAGGAACCGTCTTCGATCTTAAGCTGTTTGTCTCCATCAAGAAATGGAGGTGTTTTTCCATATATACAGTCTGCAGGACAAGTGACTGAAACTTTTTCGAGATttccaaaataaacaaaacctGTTGCTTGCTTAGGAACCAGTGCGTAGAGTAGAAAGATATACCGGAGTCTTTTTGTAATCCAGTTGAACATATGTCCTAAACTGTTTTTGTACACCGCTGAGAGGGTCAAAAAGTGTAAATCATTGTTCTATTTTCGGAGCCTAAGAAATTTGTCTGTTCCAGTACTGATGAGTTTCTTTTGCAGGATATAAATAGGTGTACCTCTAAAATCAATTAAAGTGTGGCTGTGCTATGTATATTTATGCATGATGTATCATATTATCTCTTTTAGCTACTTTGTTTaccatgtttcttttttcttttcttgattaaTATTCCATTGACAATATCTAAACATATGCGTTTTTTACTTTAAATTTTGAAGCGGGGAAATTTCAGATGCACCGAGACCTCTGTTGGGGTGGAGACACAACTGTGTAATTTGGCGTCAATCACTCAAGTGATTGATCCAAAGCTTCATCAGCATTTAGGTACTGCTTTTGAATTAGTCTATTACTACATCCATTACTGCATTACGAGttccttttcttgtttgaaCATCTCCTGATGAAATTGTTTGCTCAACTGACGATAATGTATTCTGAACTTGGAGCACAGAGACTCTAGGTGGAGGTGACTATTTATTTGCTTTCCGAATGCTTATGGTTTTGTTTCGTCGAGAATTCTCTTTTGGTGATTCCTTGTACCTTTGGGAGGTAAgattcaatctctctctcgcAGCTTTTTAATGCTTATGGTTTTGTTTCAAGTTTCTTTCCCTTCTTTATGCATGCGGGCATGTGTTCAATTCTAGTATTGTGGTTAATTTTataatctttgtttttttatttaaattagaACTTCTGTTCTTTTTAATGGACTTGTTTCATGTTTTTGAAATTCTAAACAGATGATGTGGGCTCTGGAATATGACCCGGACTTGTTCTCCTTGTACGAGGACCCTGAATCAGTTAACGAAAAAGTTGATGGATCCAAAGGAAAAGCTAAGTCGATACGTCAATATGGGAAGTACGAGAGAGAAAACTTGACTTTGGGAGCAAAAAGTGCTGAAGCCCAACTCCCCATTTCTGTTTTCCTTGTTGCCAGTGTCTTGAAAGATAAAAGCGCCAAGTTGTTGACTGAGGCCCGGGGATTGGATGATGTCGTTAAGGTTAGTTTAACGACTTCATGAAGCTTTAAGCTAATGGAAGCTACTTTCCATGATATACCTCTTAGGTAAACTCTTTTACTGAATTGCTCAAGAAAGGTGCAGGCTCATGTACCTGCTGAAGTCTACGTCTAACCGTAGATTAGTATCACTTGGTCGATTGTGGTTATAATTTCTAAAACCCTGCGAAAAAAGTCGAAAGCTAGACTATCTTTGTTCACTTGACAAGTGATGCTTCAACATTTCCTATTTTTGCTGCAGCTCTGCAGTTTTTCATGTaactcacctctctctctctctctctctctctctctctctctccagatatTGAACGACATAACTGGAAATCTGGATGCCAGAAAAGCATGCACCGGGGCGATGAAACTTCACAAGAAGTATcttaaaaaggtaaaaaaattcTTGGATTGTTTTTGATGGAGTCATACTAATGCTGCAGTTGCAAGTGAaccaaaaacaaagtaaatttgCTACCTTAACTTATTTTCATGCTTAGGCTTGCTTTTATAGCTTACCCATTCTCTGCTGATTGTTCTCTTCCTAGGATTGTTGAATACGTACATGAAAGCTGCTAACTAACCCTAGACACATTCGAGGCCTATAATTCATACAGAGGATAGGGATTAGTGTCAAGTGAAATTGCATGGACCAGTTTGTAACAGTATTTGGCTAATTAGCGTCTTTTTGTTGTcccagttttttatttttcaagcattttctttttcccgaTTTCTCGGTTATGAGTGAACATTATGTTGACCCCTGCTGACACATTGCCGCAGGCCAAGAAGACTTGACATTGGCCTACACTTGGCTTCCAAATGAAGTATGTAATCATTTGGCATAGTCAAGCGTGACGTTTTTGGACAGTTTCGAATGcagttggaaagagaaaatccTATGCGTTGTTACAAATCGGCTCAGATTTCACAGATATGTACACTCCCAAACCAGTAAAAACATGCTGGTGGGAGCATTTGTTGTATGTAAAAACCAATCCTCACCTCTTGTATAACAGTTTTCGGAAGGCATTATGTGAATATATTTTGTATCATAACCTGTTGTAATTGTTATGAAATATGAGGcgaacttttgttttttgaggtGTTCCCATATCAATAACAGTGTTATGATTCGTGGAAATTATTGTTCTTACAGTTTTTTGTTCCTTCTAAACAAAATGTTGGTGTAATCATTCATTACCTAGTTAGAGAAACTTTTAAGGAACTTGAAACCTGGAACGAAGAAAACTAGAGCAGGGGAAACTTGGCTGTCCAGTTCTTTGTTCTTGAAATGGCTCTCTCTTTAATCTGTCAATGTTTTCGTTCTCTGTCGTCCAGCTACTCATCGGCTTAATCTAGGCTTCACCAGGCGATGGCTAGTGATGCTGTATCTTTTATTCGAATTAGGACTTCCGTTTTACTCCTGTTTCTATTCCATGGCATCAaaatcgaaaaagaaaattgggCAGCCAAAACAAGAACCCCAAAACTTTGTTCAGTGAATCGAATTGGTTCCCTTTGAAACCCCATCCATAGACAAGACAAGCTGCCCCTTCAACAAGAAGAGGAAAGATCAAGGTAATTTTTCAGAAGCAGAAGCATTGAACACATGAACTAAAACGAGGTCAAACCCACAGGGAAAATGCTCGTTCAGGATCATTTGTcacataaacaaacaaaatttgaaCACAATTTTGAGTGATTGCCCTTCTCCGAGCCGCCCAATCTGAGAGCGAACAGCTAATGCGTTCCACTTATTGAGCAGGATTAATTCGTTAATTTTTAGATTACGCTAGAACAACTCACCACTAGGCTAAATAGAAAAAGCCATGCTTCTCAAGGTCAGCTCAATTAAAGCTCGTTGAGAACGGCTAAACTGATATTCAAATCAAATCTGAGCACGTATTGAAGCCCGTTTGACATGGCTCACTGCTTGACCTCAATGGGGACTTACAAAACTAAGCTCTAATCGATACTCACTCAAATAGCTCAACGGAGGATGAAACAGAGAGTAAAGCATTAAAACTGGAACCAAACATCATTTCCAATCGAATTTTCCAGGTAAAACCAAGATTGGAACGATCAAAATACCGAGCGTTTGTATTACGATTCAATCATGTTGTTAGACTCTATGAAAATGTACACTTAAAAACATGAGAATTCTGCATGACATTAGGTTAATTACAAGAGGTTGATGAATATCGAAAAATCCCTCCTCCGGATATGTGTTGTTCCATTTATAGTCCGACTTCCCTGTCATTTGGAGGAATTTGAAAGAATACAGTTTCAAGATAAAACTCCACACGATCACGTTAGAATAAGCGAAACTTCACTTCTCAGATTACGGAAACAGAAACCGTATTTGAGAAATCGCATATCATAATCGAATTGAAGAACATCATCCGAAATTGAAGTCTCGAACAAAAGATGCGGAACCGCCAACTCTTTGACAACCGGGTTTTTTTCTGAAGTAAGTTGTTTATAAATAACAAGTATCTGAAGTGTACAAAATGCATACAATCAAGAACAAGTGTTCGTTttcgaaacttttttttttttcgtaatcTCCCCATCTCTGCTTCTCCCCGGAATCAAACTTAAACTGTTAAAAACAGTACTCTTCACAATCACTGTCCTCTCTGTTCATCTTCTCTGTCACCGCCCTCGCGTGTGGGGCATTTCCTCTACTGCTGAAACAAGACATATAGACAGTTCTAAGTACGAGCCAAAGCAATGCCAGTGTCGATTGCTTAACGAAAGCATAGAAAGATAAGACTACGTTTGGTTTCACTAAAAGGCTTTCATGTTATACTCCATATATGCGTGCTTGTAGTGCAGGCTGCATTACAGAATttccaaattctaaaaaaggAGAGTGCGAAAATAATTATCGAAATCTCTGTACTTGATTTATTGGGTCttaaaagaacttttttttttaagtttgattCCTATTCTTTTCCCTCTCCAATTCTTCTACCTGAAACAACCACAAATAGGAACTTTGTactaaaaacctaaaaaaattgaaaattccaaaaacttcgattattttctgatttttaGACATCCCAAACAGAGCATATAGGCAAATTACCCTAAAAAATGGACCAGAACTGAGCATAACTTGGTTTCATATCTCAGCCAAGGCGATCAGTCACTAGCACAAGACTCACAATCCCAACAACCACCGCAACCACAAACCCACCACTCGACGGCCGCGTGACCCCGCTCCTCTTCGGATACTCGGTGGGCAGCGCACACTCTTCCCCATTGAACACCACCCTGGTCGGAAACCCGTCTCCAATCGCCACATTGATCCCGGGCGTGTTCTTCTTCAAGAAAGAAATCACCGACTGCTGCTTCCCGGGCACGCTCGGGTCCGAAGCCGGGTTAGTCCCGTTCACTATCCCGTTCAAGTAGGTCAGCCCCTTCAAGCCCTGGAAGAACAGGGTGTTGTTCAGCGCCGGCAGATTCGTCCCGTTGAACGAGTAGACGTTTTCGTAACCCGGGTAAGCTTTCTTGATGTTGATCGCCGCAAACCAGTCCTGAAACCACGGGCAGAGCCAGAAATTTTAATTAGTGGGGTCAAAAATAAACCGTATTTAAATTATATCAAGATGTCACATTATTTTTCGAAAGATGTAACATCTTTACAAAATGATGCATTATAGCTTCATTGGTAATACTATTATTAACTCTTGAAAAGCATAGAACGCTTGGAGTTTCTATGCATTTAAAGTggcaattttaaatttttttgtggggtcaagattttaaaatttggcTACAAACTATCAAATTTACATGTGAGAAATTAAATCAAGAGGGGTCAAATGAACCCGTTTGTATCAACAAATTATGGTCGAATACATGAAAACTATCCATGAAAGCATGAAAGCGTCCATGGATAGTTTTCATGTACCGTATTGACCCTTTTGTATCGAAGTCCCTCTGCCCTTGCCTGAAACGGATCAGCTTCCCAGTTGAACAAGGTCATCCGAGCCGTCCAGCCGGACTTGTAATCGGTGTTGACGTGCCAGTTGATGCTGACGCCGCAGTTGTCCGGGCAGGGGAGTTTCTTGGGCAGGGTTCTGTGTTTGAGGGCGGCCCAGGCCTTGGTCTTGGTGGTCCGGTTCGCGAAGGGGACGAGGAGGGACTCGGGTGGGATGGGGAGGGCGGCGCCGTCAGGGTCGCACTTGCTGTCGTGGACGAGGTCGTCATCGCAGCCGCAGGCGCAGGTGGGGCAGGGGACTGCGGCGTCCGCGTAGTAGGCGGAGAAGGAGACGCAGCAgcggttttgttttggtttcggcttggTGATGTTGCAGGTGACCTGCCAGCTAGCAACGGCGTAGCTCGTGGCGGCGAGGCCGCTGGTGTCCGGGAACTCGGTCGGGTCAATGCGGATCGGGGGCCCGCATTTGTATTCGGGGTTGAGAACGCCGTTGATCTTCCACCGCTGCGGCGGGTAGAAGGCCGTCCTGTTCAAGTCCGGCGGCATTTTTTGTACCTGTTTGGTGGCGGGAAATTTAGAAACGGTACtcaataaactccaaaaataaaatggtgCAATCACAAAATTGCAAGATAATACCAATGATAAATTCAATAATACCACCCTTCCTTAATACCatcacacttttttttctccagTAATGCAGGGTATTTCGAGTTAACTTAGGTACATCTCGGACTAGTGCCTACCGCCCTACAACCTTTTTTCACACGCTAATGCGTGAGGGTGAGGTAACCTACTTACCGCAAGAGTTGCTAGcaaagaaaatcaaaccaaaaacttCAGGTGAGAGATTACCATCACACGTTCCATTTTATGGCACACTTTCTTAGTACTACTCAAAATGATAGTGTCTTTTGTCCGAGACCGTTCCTGTTATTGTTAATCATTCACATACATGTATCGTACACTGTACATTACAAGAACTTATCAGAATACCCACAGACCatgtcacataatccttcaatcATATTTTCGTTCTCGTTCTCAATTCTCATTCTGCGCTTCCACTCTTTATCGTCACTCGCATGGATttgaatagttttaaaaaacGTTTGCACCCTCACCTTATATGTGACTTAACACATATGAAAAAGTTGCCGAGGCGCAAATATTGGTAATAGGAAAAAACACACATGACAAAGTTTCTCATACCTGTAACTGGAAAATTGATCTGGACTGAGTCTCGTTCATGATGGTGGGCAAAAGACTTCCATTTCTACAGCAATAAGGCAACTTCCCGACTTTGTCATCGTTGACTCTCTCGGCCGGCAAGTCGGAGATGATGGGCTTTCGTTCGCAGTTCATAACGGGGGTGAAGTCGAAGCTCTGGTAGTATTGTCCCTGAGGACCGTAAATGCAGTCGGAGGAGTCTTTCTTGTGCGTGTATGCTCCTCTCATGGTGTAGATGAACTCGCCTCGCATCCATTCCCAGGTCAAGTTCCAGTGGTCGAGTCGGCCGAGAGGGTGGAAGTTGTCTATGGTTACTTGGGCTTGGTAGTAGCCTTCGTAGGCTTGTAGCACGTCGTACGTGAGGGAGAGGTCGCCGTATTGCCTCGGCATGAACTTCGTTTTCGTCACTTTGGTCTTGAATTTTGGGTCCTTGTGACAACATACGTGCATTGTGTTGGCTgtaaaaaggaggaaaatttgTCCTATTAATCtatgtaacaatttcaaagattaataaaattcccTTAGAAATATAATTTGGAATGCATGATTATGTGCCAAGAAACAATGTCAATATAGTGAAAAAATGCATTGCCAAAGCCAACCTCAATTGCATCCAATTACGCAAGGGATGCAAATGTGGTGCTCCCTTACTGATTATCGGGGCACTGTCGGAGTATTATGCGGCGTCGCTTACCTGATACCCTTAGCCCACGAGTTATCGCAATACACATTATGAGAGTCGACCCTCGTCTCCCAGCAAAAGTGTACGTTGATGTCTCATCCCGAAAATTTTGTTGCTCGTGATTTATTGAGAGTATGTACTATGTGAAAATGTCACATGATACTTCGGGAGCAGTAAAAAGAAAACTTAGATTGTTGTAACATGAAGAAGAGAAATATGCTCACATTGTCTTTTAGCAGCAGGGCATTTGAAGCCGTCATTGGCAAGATGAATTGTCTTGGGCATAGGCGTCCCGGTCTTCATCCCGAATTGCGTCCCGGTAATGTCAACGTTTGCTTGAATCTGGGTAAAATCTGCGGCCGTCTCGATTGCCGTCTTCAGATCCGTATTCGGGTACCCGGTGATGGTGGTCCCGTTCTTCCCGACCCGAATCGGAAAATCATCTGCATCCACCACTTGAGCCCCATCCACGCTCACCAAAATCTCATTATGTTGGAACCCTATAAACACCTTCCACGACTTCAGCTCTTCGGTTCCCGAATTCAAAATCATTACCTGCAATCAAGGGGAAAAAGGTTGAAGAAATTTTCATTTGCTTTTTCCATTGAATCCGCGGATTCGTTTCAGCTTTCTAATAGACCGGAACGATATGCTACCCGCAAGAAGTGTATTCTAGCTTATAAAGAACCTGCTTCTTTACCGACAGGAAGAAGCAGTCTCGTCTCGATCGTTTATTAGGGCAATGAATGATCCAAATTTAATTCTTACCGGGGAGAAGTTTTTAACAATTTGAATcattaaaaaaacttttagacGAATGAGATAACAATGATTGTTGATTATATTCAATCCCAAAATTTCAGAGAAGTCGAATTCCATGCGGTTTTCTTAACGTCTCTTTCGGAACGTTGGCGAAACGTTACGTCTGACTATCTATCATTAAGGCTTCTATGCATGTACGATTTTACATGATCAAGTTTGGTTCATGTTTATAAAATGGTTCTTGTACGCAATAACAACGAAACTTCGATCCATGCCTGCGAATTGAACTTCCACGCTTGTGCGGAC
Coding sequences:
- the LOC131322618 gene encoding COBRA-like protein 10; this translates as MEELFVAILSMLLLVALIPLYLWKRRQASRSPDHTEDVQQVPQREAVVRATGNRRMRRRPASAASTSSAPIEEEIVDGSDDEAAEGDYYNAKASKKKDKKRQEREAQRQAEEASRESRHTKQDRYAEMRRRKDEEREALERQQEEEAMARKAKEEEAAALEFEKWKGDFSVDAEGTTENEVQDGSQGLLFDFVEYIKKHKCIPLEDLAAEFKLRTQDCINRINSLENMGRLSGVMDDRGKYIYISLEEMQAVADYIKRQGRVSISHLASQSNQFIDLEPKAQFVEEISSVEEITAISRCDAFGISDVIFIWLTSKQSSSNLKNLLPTSSSSSSHPDSSSYLTKKPQNTEIQMSSFPGMKIPWKGVQPCLVVLVLFCFSIQICNCQNDDETPSPPKDQGLCNGIFVTYTFSEREKIYPLVKNASAQAWKFNSQVMILNSGTEELKSWKVFIGFQHNEILVSVDGAQVVDADDFPIRVGKNGTTITGYPNTDLKTAIETAADFTQIQANVDITGTQFGMKTGTPMPKTIHLANDGFKCPAAKRQSNTMHVCCHKDPKFKTKVTKTKFMPRQYGDLSLTYDVLQAYEGYYQAQVTIDNFHPLGRLDHWNLTWEWMRGEFIYTMRGAYTHKKDSSDCIYGPQGQYYQSFDFTPVMNCERKPIISDLPAERVNDDKVGKLPYCCRNGSLLPTIMNETQSRSIFQLQVQKMPPDLNRTAFYPPQRWKINGVLNPEYKCGPPIRIDPTEFPDTSGLAATSYAVASWQVTCNITKPKPKQNRCCVSFSAYYADAAVPCPTCACGCDDDLVHDSKCDPDGAALPIPPESLLVPFANRTTKTKAWAALKHRTLPKKLPCPDNCGVSINWHVNTDYKSGWTARMTLFNWEADPFQDWFAAINIKKAYPGYENVYSFNGTNLPALNNTLFFQGLKGLTYLNGIVNGTNPASDPSVPGKQQSVISFLKKNTPGINVAIGDGFPTRVVFNGEECALPTEYPKRSGVTRPSSGGFVVAVVVGIVSLVLVTDRLG